From Vibrio fortis, a single genomic window includes:
- a CDS encoding amidohydrolase, which yields MTLKSLAYTISAVLLTGCGSTVATNDYNADLLITNGQVLTINANKDVIDDGVVVVKDDQIIAVGSEELLTQYRAEKVIDAQDGIVMPGMINAHNHLPMIAFRGLGEEGISNRLFAYFFPLEAEKLSRELIYNATKLGSIELAQSGVTTYADMYYHMDEMAKATKEVGLRAVLGETVIKFPVVDAKEPYGGIDYAKGFIEAYQNDDLITPAYAPHAVYTVSKDKLQEINKLSAQYDVPVLIHVAEFPNEEKRIKDETTASSPVEYMDEIGVLDERVVIAHGIHLSENDQRLLKQADAGISYNPMANAKGATGIAPAWDMYRADMRVGLGTDGPMSSNQVDIMRTLSYAANMQRLKYSDRTIMIPEQVIEMATLGGAKALHMEDQIGSLEVGKKADIVIVETQSANMMPSYDPYATLVYQANPSNIDTTIINGQIVMENRVMQTVQLDDIRQSVDEFEADIAEFAKELAKKAIKSKSLMD from the coding sequence ATGACTCTCAAAAGCTTGGCATACACGATTAGCGCCGTTCTGTTAACTGGCTGTGGCTCGACTGTAGCGACCAACGATTACAACGCAGACTTATTGATTACTAATGGCCAAGTGTTGACGATTAACGCGAACAAGGACGTGATTGATGATGGGGTTGTCGTGGTGAAAGACGACCAGATCATCGCGGTTGGTAGTGAGGAGCTGTTGACTCAATATCGCGCGGAGAAAGTGATCGATGCTCAAGACGGTATCGTCATGCCTGGTATGATCAACGCTCACAACCACCTTCCTATGATTGCATTTCGTGGATTGGGAGAAGAGGGGATCTCGAATCGTCTTTTTGCCTACTTCTTTCCGCTTGAAGCAGAAAAACTGAGTCGAGAGCTTATCTATAATGCGACCAAACTAGGCAGTATTGAATTGGCACAAAGTGGTGTCACAACGTATGCCGATATGTATTACCACATGGATGAGATGGCCAAGGCAACCAAAGAGGTTGGTCTGCGTGCCGTGCTTGGTGAAACTGTTATTAAGTTCCCGGTTGTTGATGCGAAAGAACCTTATGGTGGTATTGATTACGCAAAAGGGTTCATCGAAGCGTACCAGAATGATGACTTGATTACGCCAGCTTATGCGCCACACGCCGTCTATACCGTGAGCAAAGATAAGCTACAAGAAATCAATAAACTGTCTGCTCAATACGATGTGCCTGTGTTGATTCACGTTGCGGAATTTCCTAATGAAGAAAAACGCATTAAAGATGAAACCACAGCAAGTTCACCAGTGGAGTACATGGATGAAATCGGCGTACTCGATGAGCGTGTCGTGATTGCTCACGGTATTCACTTGTCTGAGAACGATCAGAGGCTTTTAAAACAGGCTGACGCCGGGATCTCTTACAATCCAATGGCAAACGCTAAAGGGGCGACCGGCATCGCTCCTGCATGGGATATGTACCGCGCAGACATGCGAGTAGGTTTGGGTACCGATGGCCCAATGAGCTCTAACCAAGTGGATATCATGCGCACCCTTAGCTACGCAGCAAACATGCAGCGCTTAAAGTACTCAGACCGTACCATTATGATTCCTGAACAAGTGATCGAGATGGCGACTCTAGGCGGTGCCAAGGCTCTGCATATGGAAGACCAAATCGGTTCATTGGAAGTCGGTAAAAAAGCGGACATCGTGATTGTAGAGACTCAGTCAGCGAACATGATGCCAAGCTATGACCCGTACGCCACCTTGGTTTATCAAGCGAACCCAAGCAACATCGATACGACGATCATTAACGGTCAAATCGTGATGGAAAATCGCGTGATGCAGACGGTACAACTGGATGACATCCGCCAAAGCGTGGATGAATTCGAAGCAGACATTGCTGAGTTTGCAAAGGAGTTGGCGAAGAAGGCCATTAAATCAAAGAGTTTGATGGATTAG
- a CDS encoding TetR/AcrR family transcriptional regulator: MSKIRQKNQDLIIQVACEQFATHGYAATKMVDIAKAADIPKPNVFYYFSSKDKLYNAVLESVTQPLLEASRPIEELDDPVEALSQYIQTKLIISRDHPHASKVFANEVMSGAKVLPKEIGDELYKQSQMIIDKFATWSAQGLMDDVPAHHLMFTIWAATQTYADFGWQICSVMKKDQLDDQDYEDAAKFITQLVIKGCGVKS; the protein is encoded by the coding sequence ATGTCTAAGATCAGGCAGAAGAACCAAGACTTAATCATTCAAGTGGCGTGTGAGCAATTCGCGACGCACGGCTATGCAGCGACAAAGATGGTTGATATCGCCAAAGCTGCTGACATTCCTAAGCCTAACGTGTTCTATTACTTCAGTTCAAAAGATAAGCTCTATAACGCAGTGTTAGAGTCAGTGACGCAACCGTTGTTAGAAGCCTCGCGCCCAATTGAAGAGCTCGATGATCCTGTCGAAGCACTGTCTCAATACATTCAAACTAAGTTAATTATCTCTCGTGATCACCCACACGCTTCTAAGGTTTTTGCCAATGAAGTGATGTCGGGCGCTAAGGTTTTGCCGAAAGAGATTGGTGATGAGCTTTATAAGCAATCTCAGATGATCATCGATAAGTTCGCTACTTGGTCTGCACAAGGGCTAATGGATGACGTTCCTGCACATCACCTAATGTTCACCATCTGGGCGGCCACGCAAACCTATGCTGATTTTGGTTGGCAGATTTGCAGTGTGATGAAAAAAGATCAACTTGATGACCAAGATTATGAAGACGCCGCTAAGTTCATCACACAGCTGGTGATAAAAGGATGTGGTGTTAAGAGCTAA
- a CDS encoding glycerate kinase type-2 family protein: MDIDAKQFLHTLFSSAVNEALPRNHIEPFLSESIFYRSSNQAGRTVVIGAGKAAASMAAELEAVWRDKKKQDLALRELEGLVVTRYEHTAPCEHIEVIEAAHPVPDQMGLEVSQRMLKLVNNLSADDTVICLLSGGGSALLSLPGGDISLAEKQQINKALLKSGAAIDEMNCVRKHLSLIKGGRLAKAAYPAKVVSLAISDVPGDDISVIASGPTVPDTTTRFDALAILERYRIDLPASVFEWLNSPESETIKPDDSCWKTAEHHIIATPVSALESAAAEAEGLGIPAYILSDCIEGEAREVAKVHAALAKQVASRQHPFETPCVLLSGGETTVTVKGNGRGGRNCEFLLSLFNELKGHDNIYALAADTDGIDGVEDNAGAWITPNTWHQSEALSLKAESYLDANNSYAFFDKVDVLLTTGPTLTNVNDFRAILIL; the protein is encoded by the coding sequence ATGGACATCGATGCTAAACAGTTTTTACATACCCTCTTTTCAAGTGCCGTTAATGAAGCGCTGCCGCGAAACCACATAGAACCATTTCTTTCAGAGTCGATTTTTTATCGCTCCTCTAATCAGGCTGGACGTACTGTGGTGATTGGCGCCGGAAAAGCAGCGGCGTCGATGGCTGCAGAGCTAGAAGCCGTGTGGCGTGACAAGAAAAAACAAGACTTAGCACTAAGAGAGCTCGAAGGTTTAGTGGTGACTCGTTACGAACATACCGCGCCTTGTGAGCATATTGAAGTGATTGAAGCGGCGCACCCAGTACCTGATCAAATGGGATTAGAAGTGAGCCAGCGAATGTTGAAACTGGTGAATAACTTAAGTGCAGATGACACCGTGATCTGTTTGTTGTCGGGCGGTGGTTCTGCGTTACTGAGTTTGCCTGGTGGAGATATTAGCCTTGCCGAGAAGCAGCAGATTAATAAAGCGCTGCTGAAGTCTGGCGCAGCAATTGATGAGATGAACTGTGTTCGTAAACACCTATCGCTAATCAAAGGCGGGCGTCTTGCTAAAGCAGCGTACCCTGCCAAAGTGGTTTCATTGGCTATCTCAGATGTACCCGGTGATGACATCAGTGTGATTGCATCGGGCCCAACCGTTCCAGATACCACGACTCGTTTTGATGCGCTCGCTATCTTAGAGCGTTATCGAATTGATCTGCCAGCGTCAGTATTCGAATGGCTTAATAGCCCCGAATCAGAGACCATCAAACCCGATGATTCGTGTTGGAAGACCGCTGAACATCATATTATTGCAACTCCGGTGTCTGCGTTAGAGTCTGCCGCTGCAGAAGCGGAAGGACTTGGCATTCCCGCGTATATTTTGAGTGATTGTATTGAGGGTGAAGCAAGGGAGGTGGCCAAGGTTCACGCCGCGCTCGCGAAACAAGTGGCTAGTCGACAGCACCCTTTTGAGACGCCTTGCGTATTGCTCTCAGGAGGTGAAACGACCGTAACGGTAAAAGGGAATGGTCGAGGCGGGCGCAACTGTGAGTTTTTGTTGAGCCTGTTTAATGAGCTCAAAGGGCATGACAACATCTACGCATTGGCGGCAGATACCGACGGTATTGATGGGGTTGAAGATAACGCGGGGGCTTGGATCACACCAAACACGTGGCATCAGAGTGAGGCATTGTCTTTAAAAGCGGAATCCTATTTAGATGCTAACAACAGCTATGCCTTCTTTGATAAGGTCGATGTGTTGCTTACGACGGGGCCAACATTGACCAACGTGAATGACTTTCGAGCGATTTTGATACTTTAA
- a CDS encoding 2-hydroxy-3-oxopropionate reductase, translating to MSKIAFIGTGIMGKPMASNLQKAGHEILLSDHFNPAPADLVAAGATVYHSPAEVAEQADVIILMVPNTPQVEDVLFGDNGVEQGLIAGGAAGKLVIDMSSISPIATKAIAARINEGGAAYLDAPVSGGEVGAINATLTIMVGGEQAAFDKARPLFEVMGKNITLVGDNGAGQTCKVANQIIVALNIEAVSEALVFASKAGADPARVRQALLGGFANSKILEVHGERMVEGTFDPGFRISLHQKDLNLALTGAEELGVALPNTATAQQLFDECAEMGGEGWDHSALIQAIEKRSDHSIR from the coding sequence ATGTCTAAAATTGCATTTATTGGTACAGGTATCATGGGAAAACCAATGGCAAGCAACCTTCAAAAAGCTGGCCATGAAATCCTTCTCTCAGACCATTTCAATCCGGCGCCTGCTGATCTTGTCGCTGCTGGTGCTACGGTTTACCACTCGCCAGCGGAAGTAGCAGAACAGGCCGATGTGATCATTCTAATGGTGCCAAATACACCTCAAGTTGAAGATGTTCTGTTTGGTGACAACGGCGTAGAGCAAGGCCTTATCGCGGGTGGTGCAGCCGGAAAGCTGGTGATTGATATGAGCTCGATCTCGCCTATCGCGACTAAAGCGATTGCTGCCCGAATTAATGAAGGTGGTGCAGCTTATCTTGATGCTCCGGTATCAGGGGGTGAAGTGGGTGCTATCAATGCGACACTGACCATTATGGTAGGCGGTGAACAGGCGGCTTTTGATAAGGCGCGACCTCTATTTGAAGTGATGGGCAAAAACATTACGCTAGTGGGCGATAACGGTGCAGGCCAAACCTGTAAAGTTGCCAACCAAATCATCGTGGCGCTGAATATTGAAGCTGTCTCCGAGGCGCTAGTATTTGCTTCTAAAGCGGGGGCTGATCCTGCCCGAGTTCGTCAGGCTCTATTGGGAGGCTTCGCAAACTCTAAGATTTTAGAAGTACATGGCGAGCGTATGGTAGAGGGCACATTCGACCCGGGCTTTAGAATCTCGCTGCATCAAAAAGACCTAAACCTTGCACTGACTGGTGCCGAAGAACTTGGCGTTGCGCTACCGAACACGGCCACTGCTCAGCAGCTATTTGATGAGTGTGCCGAGATGGGTGGTGAAGGTTGGGACCACTCAGCTCTTATCCAAGCCATTGAAAAACGTTCGGATCACTCAATCCGATAG
- the hyi gene encoding hydroxypyruvate isomerase: protein MAKFAANLSMLFTEVDFMDRFEAAADAGFQGVEYLFPYAFDAQAIKQKLVENNLEQVLFNLPAGDWDAGDRGIAVDPARVEEFQAGVPKAIAYAKALGCKQVNCLAGIVPQGVTPQDAHSAFVINLHYAANALAAEGISLVIEAINTRDIPGFFLNTTEQAKAIIKEVGSDNLSIQYDIYHMQIMEGDLTPTMQQNIGQIAHVQLADNPGRHEPGTGEINYPFVLNYLDELGYQGWVGCEYKPKTTTTEGLGWLHQYR from the coding sequence ATGGCGAAATTTGCGGCTAATTTGTCAATGTTATTCACCGAAGTTGATTTTATGGATCGTTTTGAAGCAGCGGCCGACGCAGGCTTTCAAGGGGTCGAATATCTATTCCCTTATGCCTTTGATGCGCAAGCGATCAAGCAGAAGTTGGTTGAGAACAATCTAGAACAGGTGTTGTTTAACCTACCTGCGGGCGATTGGGATGCCGGTGATCGCGGGATAGCGGTCGACCCAGCAAGAGTGGAAGAGTTCCAAGCAGGCGTGCCTAAAGCCATTGCCTATGCTAAGGCGTTAGGTTGTAAACAGGTGAACTGCTTAGCGGGTATTGTGCCTCAAGGTGTTACACCACAAGACGCGCATTCTGCGTTTGTGATTAACCTTCACTACGCGGCAAACGCATTAGCAGCTGAGGGGATCAGCTTAGTGATTGAGGCGATCAACACGCGCGATATTCCGGGCTTCTTCCTCAATACCACTGAACAAGCGAAAGCCATTATTAAAGAAGTCGGGAGCGATAACCTTTCGATTCAATATGACATTTACCACATGCAGATTATGGAAGGCGATCTTACGCCAACCATGCAACAGAACATCGGCCAAATAGCGCACGTTCAGTTGGCTGACAACCCAGGACGCCATGAACCAGGAACTGGGGAGATCAACTACCCATTTGTTCTCAACTACCTTGATGAGCTTGGCTACCAAGGCTGGGTTGGCTGCGAATACAAACCGAAAACGACAACAACAGAAGGCCTTGGTTGGCTGCACCAGTACCGTTAA